The following coding sequences are from one Streptomyces sp. V3I7 window:
- a CDS encoding amino acid ABC transporter permease, whose translation MNVLIDNFPLYLRGFLGTLELTVYASLLALVLGFVMASFRVAPVASLRAFGTVWVAVLRNTPLTLLFFAVLLGLPRFGIVLPFEVFAVLALGCYTSAFICEVLRSGINTVPKGQGEAARSLGMNFSQVLALVVLPQAFRSVIPPVGSTLIALAKNSAIAGAFSVTELLGTYKVLSELGYNIIWTFVWIAVGYLVITLAISALFNLLERKWGIAR comes from the coding sequence ATGAACGTACTGATCGACAACTTCCCCCTCTACCTCCGGGGTTTCCTCGGCACGCTCGAACTCACCGTCTACGCCTCACTGCTGGCGCTCGTCCTCGGCTTCGTCATGGCGTCCTTCCGGGTCGCGCCCGTCGCCTCCCTGCGCGCGTTCGGCACGGTCTGGGTCGCCGTCCTGCGCAACACCCCGCTCACGCTGCTGTTCTTCGCCGTGCTGCTGGGCCTGCCACGGTTCGGCATCGTGCTGCCCTTCGAGGTGTTCGCGGTGCTCGCCCTCGGCTGCTACACCTCGGCGTTCATCTGCGAGGTGCTCCGCTCCGGCATCAACACCGTGCCCAAGGGCCAGGGCGAGGCGGCCCGGAGCCTCGGCATGAACTTCTCCCAGGTGCTCGCCCTGGTCGTGCTGCCGCAGGCCTTCCGCTCCGTCATCCCGCCGGTCGGCTCGACCCTCATCGCGCTCGCCAAGAACTCGGCCATCGCGGGCGCGTTCAGCGTCACCGAACTGCTCGGCACGTACAAGGTGCTCAGTGAGCTCGGCTACAACATCATCTGGACGTTCGTCTGGATCGCCGTCGGCTACCTCGTCATCACCCTCGCCATCAGTGCCCTGTTCAACCTGCTGGAGAGGAAGTGGGGGATCGCCCGATGA
- a CDS encoding glutamate ABC transporter substrate-binding protein encodes MFRTTRVPLVRAVLAALLALLAVACGKEGSPPVKGPAENKLPHYQVDRGFQLPESRIWTRAKKRGYLRVGVKEDQPYLGERDPATGTYSGFDIEIARMMAASLGFEPKTIRFRTIASANRETALQNGQIDFYVGTYTINDKRKRLVGFAGPYYLAGQSLLVRKDEDDIHGPEDLAGKRVCSAAGSTPYQRIKADFPKAVLVAYDTYSVCVDNLLTYQVDAVTTDDAILIGYAAKVPEELKVVGKPFSEEPYGIGVPRGDNALRLALDDALEAGEKNGDWKRAYDATLGLSGVPAPKPPAIDRYPAS; translated from the coding sequence CAAGGAGGGCAGTCCGCCCGTCAAGGGCCCCGCGGAGAACAAGCTTCCGCACTACCAGGTGGACCGGGGCTTCCAGCTGCCCGAGTCCAGGATCTGGACGCGGGCCAAGAAGCGCGGCTACCTGCGCGTCGGGGTCAAGGAGGACCAGCCGTACCTCGGCGAGCGGGACCCGGCGACCGGCACCTACTCCGGCTTCGACATCGAGATCGCCAGGATGATGGCCGCCTCGCTCGGGTTCGAGCCGAAGACCATCCGCTTCAGGACCATCGCCTCCGCCAACCGCGAAACCGCCCTGCAGAACGGCCAGATCGACTTCTACGTCGGCACCTACACCATCAACGACAAGCGCAAGAGGCTCGTCGGCTTCGCCGGCCCGTACTACCTGGCCGGCCAGTCGCTGCTCGTGCGCAAGGACGAGGACGACATCCACGGGCCCGAGGACCTCGCCGGCAAACGCGTCTGCTCGGCGGCCGGTTCGACACCGTACCAGCGCATCAAGGCCGACTTCCCCAAGGCGGTCCTGGTCGCCTACGACACCTACTCGGTGTGCGTCGACAACCTGCTCACCTACCAGGTGGACGCCGTCACCACCGACGACGCGATCCTCATCGGCTACGCGGCCAAGGTCCCCGAAGAGCTGAAGGTGGTCGGCAAGCCCTTCTCCGAGGAGCCGTACGGCATCGGCGTCCCGCGGGGCGACAACGCCCTGCGCCTGGCGCTCGACGACGCGCTGGAGGCAGGCGAGAAGAACGGCGACTGGAAGCGGGCCTACGACGCGACGCTCGGCCTGTCCGGTGTGCCCGCGCCGAAACCGCCCGCCATCGACCGCTACCCGGCGAGCTGA
- a CDS encoding amino acid ABC transporter permease gives MTDVTALYDIPGPKTRHRHALYGVLATAAILGILAWILYLLFATDQFTATKWTPFTYEGIQELLLRGLGNTLKAFGIAAVLSLALGGALAVGRLSEHRVVRWLATLLVEFFRAMPVLVMIFFIFVALKVQPLPALVAGLTLYNGSVLAEVFRSGINAVSRGQKEAAYALGMRKTQVMTHVLVPQALRAMLPAIISQLVVALKDTSLGYLITYEEFLHAGKLIASNLDYDLPFIPVVMVISPIYIGMCMLLSWFAGWVSRWEQRSPKTKAAEVAPAEPGGTLLPGGVPPTGPNA, from the coding sequence ATGACCGACGTCACCGCGCTCTACGACATCCCGGGGCCGAAAACCCGGCACCGGCACGCCCTGTACGGGGTCCTGGCCACGGCCGCCATCCTGGGCATCCTCGCCTGGATCCTCTATCTCCTCTTCGCCACCGACCAGTTCACCGCCACCAAGTGGACGCCCTTCACGTACGAGGGCATCCAGGAACTGCTGCTGCGAGGCCTCGGCAACACCCTCAAGGCCTTCGGGATCGCGGCCGTCCTCTCCCTCGCCCTCGGCGGCGCGCTGGCCGTCGGCCGGCTCTCGGAGCACCGGGTGGTGCGCTGGCTGGCCACGCTCCTCGTCGAGTTCTTCCGCGCGATGCCCGTCCTGGTGATGATCTTCTTCATCTTCGTGGCGCTCAAGGTGCAGCCGCTGCCCGCGCTGGTGGCCGGACTCACCCTCTACAACGGCTCCGTGCTCGCCGAGGTGTTCCGCTCCGGCATCAACGCCGTCTCCCGCGGCCAGAAGGAGGCCGCCTACGCGCTCGGGATGCGCAAGACGCAGGTCATGACGCATGTCCTCGTCCCGCAGGCCCTCCGGGCCATGCTGCCCGCCATCATCAGCCAGTTGGTGGTCGCGCTGAAGGACACCTCGCTCGGCTACCTCATCACCTACGAGGAGTTTCTCCACGCCGGGAAACTCATCGCCTCCAACCTCGACTACGATTTGCCCTTCATCCCCGTAGTCATGGTGATCTCACCGATCTACATCGGGATGTGCATGCTGCTCTCCTGGTTCGCCGGCTGGGTGTCCCGGTGGGAGCAGCGCAGTCCCAAGACGAAGGCCGCGGAAGTCGCCCCGGCCGAACCAGGAGGGACACTGCTGCCGGGTGGGGTACCCCCCACGGGCCCCAACGCGTAG